In one Alnus glutinosa chromosome 14, dhAlnGlut1.1, whole genome shotgun sequence genomic region, the following are encoded:
- the LOC133857666 gene encoding uncharacterized protein LOC133857666: MDREQEELQFLGFFGIFKESFKIILTWRKIFSQITLALILPLSFIFLAHIQISQLLFFHILDNEDSLDHTPKNTPRYAKLSDVISSERTAFWAFKAAYFTFLLILSLLSTSAVVYTIASVYTAKEITFKKVMSVVPKVWKRLFVTFLCSFALVLVYNIVAAVLLISWAVFVGFSAFGATIFVLLLIVYLIGFVYISIVWHLASVVSVLEPAYGFKAMIKSKALIKGKMGPAVGFFILLSACFIGIAVVFENFVVLGMVPGAGIKILVAIVCFLFVFKLILFGLVVQTVIYFVCKSYHHENINKSSLADHLEVYLGEYVPLRAKNVQLEDFHV; the protein is encoded by the coding sequence ATGGACAGAGAACAGGAGGAGCTTCAATTTCTTGGCTTCTTTGGCATCTTCAAAGAGTCCTTCAAAATCATACTTACATGGAGAAAAATCTTCAGCCAAATCACTCTGGCTCTCATCCTCCCACTCTCCTTCATCTTCCTTGCTCACATCCAAATCTCCCAGCTCCTCTTCTTCCATATTCTCGACAACGAAGACAGCTTGGATCACACCCCAAAGAACACTCCCCGTTATGCCAAGCTTTCCGATGTCATCTCCTCTGAACGGACTGCCTTTTGGGCCTTCAAAGCAGCCTACTTTACCTTCCTTCTCATCCTCTCCCTCCTCTCCACGTCCGCCGTCGTCTACACCATCGCATCCGTATACACGGCCAAGGAAATCACCTTCAAGAAGGTCATGAGCGTTGTCCCAAAGGTTTGGAAAAGGCTTTTCGTCACTTTCCTCTGTAGCTTTGCCCTTGTTTTAGTCTATAACATTGTTGCAGCAGTTTTACTCATCTCGTGGGCAGTTTTTGTTGGATTTAGCGCCTTTGGGGCTACTATTTTTGTACTTCTTTTGATCGTTTACTTGATTGGGTTCGTGTATATAAGCATCGTTTGGCATCTGGCAAGCGTGGTGTCCGTTTTAGAACCTGCTTATGGATTTAAAGCCATGATTAAGAGCAAGGCGTTGATAAAGGGTAAGATGGGACCTGCTGTTGGTTTCTTTATTCTGCTGTCTGCTTGCTTTATTGGAATTGCAGTggtttttgagaattttgttgtGCTGGGGATGGTGCCGGGTGCAGGAATTAAAATTTTGGTTGCAATTGTTTGCTTCTTGTTTGTGTTCAAGTTGATTCTCTTTGGTCTTGTTGTCCAAACTGTTATCTACTTCGTTTGCAAGTCATATCACCATGAAAACATCAACAAGTCCTCTTTGGCGGATCATCTTGAGGTTTATCTCGGGGAGTATGTTCCTCTCAGGGCAAAGAATGTCCAATTGGAAGACTTTCATGTTTAG